A region of Brevinema andersonii DNA encodes the following proteins:
- a CDS encoding transketolase produces MKQRKKMAKISVTELEKKAKQARRILIEMMHQSNIVAHLGGSFSAMDLAVAVYAMFISDLNAPGRSRLILSKGHVAVMAYAILYSYGCVKEDEFCTLKQLNSRLQGHPDINKIPEMEMNTGLLGQGLAVAMGMAYGRKLTGNTHKVFALCGDAELHEGQIWETAQQAAHFKLDNLVAIIDCNKLSSHDPVDEVINLGSLQDKFSAFGWDARIIKDGNDMQQIFDAFEGLSQTYEKPVVFIAHTIKGKGVSLFENNPDSHSITLNGASYQKALAELS; encoded by the coding sequence TTGAAACAGAGGAAGAAAATGGCTAAAATTTCTGTTACAGAACTCGAAAAAAAGGCTAAACAAGCACGTAGGATTTTGATAGAAATGATGCATCAAAGTAATATTGTGGCACATTTAGGGGGATCATTTTCAGCAATGGATTTAGCTGTTGCTGTCTATGCTATGTTTATTTCTGATCTAAATGCTCCCGGACGTTCACGTTTGATATTATCGAAAGGTCACGTAGCTGTAATGGCTTATGCTATTCTTTACAGTTACGGCTGTGTCAAAGAGGACGAATTTTGTACCCTTAAACAATTAAATTCACGGCTTCAAGGGCATCCGGACATTAATAAAATTCCTGAAATGGAAATGAATACAGGGCTTCTTGGCCAAGGTTTGGCTGTTGCGATGGGGATGGCTTATGGCCGTAAACTGACTGGCAACACTCATAAAGTATTTGCGTTATGCGGAGATGCTGAGCTTCACGAGGGTCAAATCTGGGAAACCGCTCAGCAAGCAGCTCACTTCAAACTTGATAATCTTGTAGCTATTATCGATTGTAATAAGTTGTCATCACATGATCCGGTGGATGAGGTAATTAATTTAGGATCTTTGCAGGATAAATTTTCAGCTTTTGGTTGGGATGCCCGTATTATCAAAGACGGCAATGATATGCAGCAGATTTTCGATGCATTTGAAGGACTCTCCCAAACGTATGAAAAACCTGTAGTGTTTATTGCGCATACCATAAAAGGAAAAGGAGTGTCACTTTTCGAAAATAATCCGGATAGCCACTCAATAACACTGAATGGCGCATCTTATCAGAAAGCCTTAGCTGAATTGAGTTAG